GCCTATGAGGAGAATATCTATACTAATATCCGCATACAACGAGGAGGATACCATTTGCGAGAGAATGTCAGAATTCCTTGCCATCGATTATCCGGCGTATGACATCATCGTTGGGATAGATGGCGCGACTGATCGAACTTACGAGAGGTTGAGAGAATTTAACGATGAGCGACTTAGGATAATCCCTTTTGGAGTTAACAGAGGCAAAGTGTGGGTATTGAATGATCTTTGCCGATATGCCGATGGGGATGTATTAGTGTTTTCCGATGCGAATACCCGGCTCGACGCGCAATCCCTGAGGAAACTTGAGAGACACTTTGACGACAAGAATGTAGGTGGAGTTTGCGGGCGACTCGAGCTTCATGTAAACGATGGAGCAAAAGGATCAGATATGGAGTCCGAGTATTGGGGGGTCGAAAGCTGGATAAAGAAACTTGAAGGTGACCAGGGAATGACGCTGGGAGGTAACGGGGCCATTTACGCAATTAGACGCGAACTCTATGTCGCGTTTGACTCCCGATTGAGAATCGCGGATGATTTCATATTGCCGATGAGGTTAATTGAACGAGGATATTATTTCGTGTACGAACCTGAAGCACTTGCCTTCGAGAACTCTAATAGTTTTAAAGCCGAGTTCTTCAGAAAAGTTAAGGTGGGTGAAGCCATTCCGGGGACACTGAAATCATCATTGAATTTAACAAATCCACTTCGTGGATTTGTAGCTTATTCGTTCTGGTCCCACAAAATAGTTCGCTGGTTTGTACCCTTCTTGCTTCTTATCGCAGTTTTCTCAAATCTCATCCTACTCACGCATGGTGAATTATACGTTGATATGGCGGTCATGCAATTCACTTTTTACTTCTTGGCAGCGATTGGTGTAGCTGGATTGTACACCGGCATACAAATTCCCGTTGCAGCTCATCTTGGGTATTTCTTGATTGCCAATGTCGGTCTCGCTGTAGGTCTTGTGAGATCATTAATCAAGCAAAGGGATGCAAGGTGGAACGTCTCGAGAGAATAAAATCCAGACAAGGTGAGCCGCTATCATTGCTCACGGCGGACTTCCTTACTTTAACCATCGCCAAT
The nucleotide sequence above comes from Candidatus Acidiferrales bacterium. Encoded proteins:
- a CDS encoding glycosyltransferase: MLIESIFWVVLILIVHSYLLYPASLLFLSKARRRYELESSDREPMRRISILISAYNEEDTICERMSEFLAIDYPAYDIIVGIDGATDRTYERLREFNDERLRIIPFGVNRGKVWVLNDLCRYADGDVLVFSDANTRLDAQSLRKLERHFDDKNVGGVCGRLELHVNDGAKGSDMESEYWGVESWIKKLEGDQGMTLGGNGAIYAIRRELYVAFDSRLRIADDFILPMRLIERGYYFVYEPEALAFENSNSFKAEFFRKVKVGEAIPGTLKSSLNLTNPLRGFVAYSFWSHKIVRWFVPFLLLIAVFSNLILLTHGELYVDMAVMQFTFYFLAAIGVAGLYTGIQIPVAAHLGYFLIANVGLAVGLVRSLIKQRDARWNVSRE